One genomic segment of Myripristis murdjan chromosome 20, fMyrMur1.1, whole genome shotgun sequence includes these proteins:
- the adcyap1a gene encoding adenylate cyclase activating polypeptide 1a, with protein MSSKATLALLIYGIIMHYSVYCSPVGLSYPNVRLDDEVYDEDGNSLPSLAFDRDQMALRSPPSVADDVYTLYYPPEKRTERHADGMFNKAYRKALGQLSARKYLHSLMAKRVGGGNTVDDDSEPLSKRHSDGIFTDSYSRYRKQMAVKKYLAAVLGKSLEDIGFHQILQGIDFDALPDGDEFEAFLGDLLKQFSPEFPVSFRLFPEAVS; from the exons ATGTCTAGTAAAGCGACTTTAGCCTTACTCATCTATGGAATCATAATGCATTACAGCGTCTACTGCTCACCCGTGGGGCTTAGCTATCCTAATGTTAG ACTTGACGATGAGGTTTATGATGAGGATGGAAATTCCTTACCGTCCCTGGCATTTGACAGAGACCAAATGGCTCTGAGGAGCCCTCCGTCTGTAGCTGACGATGTCTACACTTTGTATTACCCACCAGAGAAAAG AACGGAAAGGCATGCAGACGGCATGTTTAATAAAGCCTACAGGAAAGCGCTGGGTCAGTTATCAGCAAGGAAATATCTCCATTCTCTGATGGCAAAACGTGTAGG tgGGGGGAACACAGTGGACGACGACTCAGAGCCTCTGTCCAAGCGACACTCAGACGGGATCTTCACAGACAGCTACAGCCGCTACCGAAAGCAAATGGCAGTCAAGAAATACCTGGCAGCAGTCCTTGGGAAAAG CCTTGAAGACATAGGTTTTCACCAAATCCTACAAGGCATAGACTTTGATGCCCTCCCGGACGGGGATGAGTTTGAGGCTTTTTTGGGAGACTTGCTGAAACAGTTCTCTCCCGAATTTCCGGTGAGTTTCAGGCTCTTTCCTGAGGCCGTGTCCTGA